CCGGCCATGTCCATGGTGCCCACCAGGGCGAAACAGAAGGCGACGGCGCCCAGCGCCCCGGCGTCGGCATGGAACCTCAGGTAGACGCAGACCAGCAACCCGATGAAGACCACGAAATACAGCGCGTTGGCCATCTGGAACGGCGTTTCGCGCATCATCGCGATCCGTTCCTTGCTGGTGTCGGCAGCGAGCAGCCGTGAAATGTCGACGGCGGCAAAGGTGAGGCCTGCCGCGAGTGCTATCGGGCCGGCATTGGAAGCGAGCGGTGAGGACACGATTCCTCCTAGGATGAGGCGCGGTCGGAGCGCACAGCCAGGGGGCCGACGTCGGTCGCTTCCTTGGGTGCCGTGCGCCAGGCCGGGCGGTCGAACAGGAATGTTCCGAGGACCGCGGCGGCGACCACCACAAAGTAGATCAACTCAGCACGCTGGGCGTCAGGACCGGCGAAGCCGTAGGAACCCACCGTGAAGGTGCCTTGGCTGTTGTGGCAGAGCAGTGTCAGCAGGACGCTGCCGCCGGTGCGGTTGAACAGCCACACGTACAGGAACGTGATGACGAAGGTTGTGGGCAGGCCGATCAGGCTGAGCCCTCCGAAAACGATCAGCGGCAGGTGCCAGAAGGCCACGACAAACCCGAGGAGCGCCGCTGCCTGCAGCGGCAGCCTGCTGGCCTGGAGCAGCGGTACGGCGTAGCCGCGGAAGCCCGGTTCTTCTCCGAGCGGCCCGTCCATGGGGTTGACCAGGCGCACCGCGAACACCACCAGCAGCCCGGACCCGGTCAGCTGGGACAACCCCGGTGCCGCGGCGCCGAGCAGCATGTTGACCGAGCCCGTGACCAGCACCAGCACCGCCGGCAGCAGCAGGGCGACGGCGTACCAGGCCCAGCCCACCCGCCAGCGCAGGATCCGCCGGCTCCATGCCCGGTATCCCGTACGCCCTTCTGCGAGGCCGATCATAATGAGCGCCGCCGCCAGCGGACCGATCGGCAGGAACTCCATCCTGGGCATTATTCCCAGCGCAAACACGGGCCAGGACAGCCACGAAATCGCATAGGACAGGACGAAGAAGGCCGGGAGGCGGTGGTGCTGAAGCCAGTTGTGGAAGCGCGGCATGACGGCTCCGGACAAGCAGGGCGGGTGCGTTCCATTGTCCGCCCATTTGCCCCGGAACAACACCCCCGGGATCTGCAGGGAAACGCCTGAATCAAGTCCTTGCGGGGGACCTCCATAACTGCTAATCCTGATGAAACAGCACTGAACTGGACAGCACTGAACCGGACAGCACCGAACCGGACAGCACCGAACCGGACAGCACTGAACCAGACAGCACCGAACCGGACAGCACTGAACCGGACAGCACCGAACCGAGGAGGGCGCAGCAATGCCCCGCAAGAACCCGCGTGTGGAAGAAGCTGACGAAAACAACCTTGAGGTGGGCAAACCGAAGGACTGGGCCGCGGGTTTTCCCGGCGTCTACCACTCCATGAAGCCTGCCATTGAGAAGATGGGCCTGGACCGGTCCCGCAAGACGCTGCTGGCGTTGAACCAGAAGGACGGCTTCGACTGCATGAGCTGCGCGTGGCCCGACCCCGGCCACCGCAAGGCGTTCGAGTTCTGCGAGAACGGCGCCAAAGCCGTGACGTGGGAAGCCACCCCGGTGCTTGTCCCCTCGGAATTCTGGGCGGAGCACCCGGTCTCCGAACTGCGCGGAATGTCCGAGTACTGGCTCGGCATGCAGGGGCGGCTGACTGAACCGGTGTACAAGCCTGCGGGGGAGGACCACTACCGTCCGGTCAGCTGGGACGAGGCCTTCTCCATCCTGGGCGGCAAGCTGAAGAGCCTGGCGAGCCCCGACGAGGCCGCGTTCTACACCAGCGGCCGCACGTCCAATGAGGCAGCGTTCCTGTACCAGTTGTTCGCCCGGGCCTACGGGACCAACAACCTGCCGGACTGTTCCAACATGTGCCACGAGTCTTCCGGCTGGGGGATGGGCCAGACCATCGGCATCGGCAAAGCCACCATCTCCTACGACGACTTCGCGCAGGCGGACCTGATCATCATCATGGGCCAGAACCCCGGCACCAACCACCCGCGGATGCTCACCGCCCTGGAAGAAGCCAAGGAAGCCGGCGGCCGGATCGTCGCCGTGAACCCGCTGCCGGAGGCCGGACTGCGAAGGTACAAGAACCCGCAAAAGGTCAAAGGCATCGTTGGGCACGGCACGCAGATCGCCGACCAGTTCCTGCAGATCCGCCTGGGCGGGGACATGGCGCTTTTGCAGGCCGTGTCCAAGCGGGTGCTCGACGCCGAAGCCAGGAACCCCGGCAGCGTGCTGGACCACCGGTTCCTCCAGGAGCACTGCCAGGGGCTGGAGGAGCTCAAAGAGCACCTCGCGGAGCTGGACGAGGCCGCCGTGCTTGCGGCCACCGGCCTGCGCAGCCAGGAAATCGACGAACTGGCCGCCCGCTATCTCAGGGCCGAGAAGGTCATCATCACCTGGGCCATGGGCATCACGCAGCACAAGAAGGGCGTGGCCACCATCAAGGAGATCATTAATCTCCTGCTGCTACGCGGAAACATAGGCAAACCCGGTGCCGGAGCCTCCCCGATCCGCGGCCACAGCAACGTGCAGGGCGACCGCACCATGGGCATCTGGGAGCAGATGCCGCCGGCCTTCCTGGATGCCCTGGGTAAGGAGTTCAACTTCGAGCCGCCCCGGGAGCACGGTGCAGACGCCGTGGAAACAATCCGGAGGATGCGCGACGGCGACATCAAGGTCTTCGTGGGCCTCGGCGGCAACCTGGTGGGGGCCATCTCCGATTCCCGCGCTGCCGAAGCCGCCATGGCAAACACTGAGATGTCGGTCCAGATCTCCACGAAGCTCAACCGCTCCCATACCGTGACCGGCGAGGAAGCCCTGATCCTGCCCACGATGGGACGCACCGAGATCGACCTGCAGGCATCCGGCCCGCAGTTCGTGTCCGTGGAGGACACCGTCTGCGCCGTCCACGCCTCGCATGGCACAGTCAAACCGGTGGCGCCGAACCTGCTTTCGGAAGTGGCCATCATCAGCAGGCTTGCCCGCGCCACCCTGGATGGGAAGAAGACGGACGCCGACTGGGCCGGATTCGAGCGCAACTACGACCTCATCCGGGACCACATCTCCCACGTGGTGGCGGGCTGTGAGGACTATAACCGGAAGATCCGCCAGGAGGGCGGCTTTGTGCTCCCCAACGGGCCCCGGGATTCGCGGACCTTTCCCACACCCACGGGCAAGGCCATGCTGACCGTCAACCACCTTGAGCACGTGCAGCGCCCCGCCGGCACGTTGATCCTGCAGTCCATGAGGTCGCACGACCAGTTCAACACCACCATTTACGGCCATGACGACCGCTACCGCGGCATCAAGAAAGGGCGCGAAGTGGTCTTTGTCAGCCCCGAGGACATCGCGGAGCTGGGCCTCTCCGACGGTCAGCACGTGGACATCCACGGGGTTTACGAGGACAACGCGGAACGGGTGCTGCGGAAGTTCCGTGTGGTCTCATATCCCACGGCCCGGGGCTGTGCCGCGGCGTACTATCCGGAAGCCAACGTGCTTGTACCTTTGGAGAGCGTGGCCGAGGGGAGCAACACTCCGGTGTCCAAGGCCGTGATTGTGCGGTTGGAGCCAAGCGCCGCGTAGCTACTGCGCGGTGCCACCCCACCCTTCGCTGTCCGGGCCGCCGTCGGCTCCGTGTTCGCATAACGCCAAGGCCACTTCCGTAGCGGACTCGATGGCCTCGCTGGGGCTGGCTTTCCCCTTAGCGGCGGACAACCCCGCCGCAAAGCCCACCACCACAGCGCTGATCGGACCCGCGCCGTCGTTGACTGCCGCGGAGGATTCCTTGGCAAGCCGGCGAATCAGCGCGTGGTCCAGCTCCAGATCCAGGATCTGCAGTGCATGGGTGAGCCGCCGGCTCCATTGGGCCAGGGCCAGATCTTCCTCATTGAGTTCGGTCACTGGGTCTCCTTCATTGATGTTGCGGGTCAGACATCGATCGAACCCATATGCGGATAGCGTGCGCCGGCGGCCGCCCCTGCAGGGGCAAGCTCGTCCAGCCGAGTGAGGTCCTGGGGAGAAAGTTCGACGTCGAGTGCGCCCAGGTTCTCGCGAAGGCGCTCGCGCTTCTTGGTACCGGGGATGGGGACGATATGGTCGCCCTGGGCCAGCAGCCAGGCCAGAGCCAGCTGCGCCGGCGTGCATTTCTTTTGGTCGGCCAGCTCCTTCACGCGGTCCACCAGCTCGAGGTTGCGCGTGAAGTTCTCCCCTTGGAACCGTGGTGAGTGGCGTCGGAAATCGTCCGGTGCGAAGTCCTCGGCGGTGCGCAGTGCGCCGGTCAGGAAGCCCCGGCCCAGCGGGCTGTAGGGCACGAAGCCGATGCCCAGTTCCGCCAGCACCGGGAAGACTTTCACCTCCGGTTCCCGCTCCCATAGGGAGTACTCCGTCTGCAGTGCAGATATCGGGTGCACAGCGTGGGCGCGGCGGATGGTGTCGGCGCTGGCCTCGGAGAGGCCCAGGTGGCGGACTTTCCCGGCCTGGACCAGTTCGGCCATGGCACCCACCGTGTCCTCGATCGGCACGGCCTTGTCCACCCGGTGCTGGTAGTAGAGGTCGATGTGGTCCACCCCAAGGCGCTGGAGGCTCGCGTCGCAGGCCGAACGCACGTACTCGGGCCTGCCGTTGATGCCTACCCAGGAGCCATCCTCCCGGCGCTCATTTCCGAACTTCGTGGCGAGGACAACCTCGGACCGACGCCC
This genomic window from Arthrobacter sp. 24S4-2 contains:
- a CDS encoding aldo/keto reductase, with the translated sequence METRTLGSLTVSALGLGCMGMSEFYGTGDDNESGATIHAFLDAGGTLLDTADVYGPFTNEQLVGRAIAGRRSEVVLATKFGNERREDGSWVGINGRPEYVRSACDASLQRLGVDHIDLYYQHRVDKAVPIEDTVGAMAELVQAGKVRHLGLSEASADTIRRAHAVHPISALQTEYSLWEREPEVKVFPVLAELGIGFVPYSPLGRGFLTGALRTAEDFAPDDFRRHSPRFQGENFTRNLELVDRVKELADQKKCTPAQLALAWLLAQGDHIVPIPGTKKRERLRENLGALDVELSPQDLTRLDELAPAGAAAGARYPHMGSIDV
- a CDS encoding CPBP family intramembrane glutamic endopeptidase — encoded protein: MPRFHNWLQHHRLPAFFVLSYAISWLSWPVFALGIMPRMEFLPIGPLAAALIMIGLAEGRTGYRAWSRRILRWRVGWAWYAVALLLPAVLVLVTGSVNMLLGAAAPGLSQLTGSGLLVVFAVRLVNPMDGPLGEEPGFRGYAVPLLQASRLPLQAAALLGFVVAFWHLPLIVFGGLSLIGLPTTFVITFLYVWLFNRTGGSVLLTLLCHNSQGTFTVGSYGFAGPDAQRAELIYFVVVAAAVLGTFLFDRPAWRTAPKEATDVGPLAVRSDRASS
- a CDS encoding DUF6457 domain-containing protein, coding for MTELNEEDLALAQWSRRLTHALQILDLELDHALIRRLAKESSAAVNDGAGPISAVVVGFAAGLSAAKGKASPSEAIESATEVALALCEHGADGGPDSEGWGGTAQ
- a CDS encoding FdhF/YdeP family oxidoreductase; its protein translation is MPRKNPRVEEADENNLEVGKPKDWAAGFPGVYHSMKPAIEKMGLDRSRKTLLALNQKDGFDCMSCAWPDPGHRKAFEFCENGAKAVTWEATPVLVPSEFWAEHPVSELRGMSEYWLGMQGRLTEPVYKPAGEDHYRPVSWDEAFSILGGKLKSLASPDEAAFYTSGRTSNEAAFLYQLFARAYGTNNLPDCSNMCHESSGWGMGQTIGIGKATISYDDFAQADLIIIMGQNPGTNHPRMLTALEEAKEAGGRIVAVNPLPEAGLRRYKNPQKVKGIVGHGTQIADQFLQIRLGGDMALLQAVSKRVLDAEARNPGSVLDHRFLQEHCQGLEELKEHLAELDEAAVLAATGLRSQEIDELAARYLRAEKVIITWAMGITQHKKGVATIKEIINLLLLRGNIGKPGAGASPIRGHSNVQGDRTMGIWEQMPPAFLDALGKEFNFEPPREHGADAVETIRRMRDGDIKVFVGLGGNLVGAISDSRAAEAAMANTEMSVQISTKLNRSHTVTGEEALILPTMGRTEIDLQASGPQFVSVEDTVCAVHASHGTVKPVAPNLLSEVAIISRLARATLDGKKTDADWAGFERNYDLIRDHISHVVAGCEDYNRKIRQEGGFVLPNGPRDSRTFPTPTGKAMLTVNHLEHVQRPAGTLILQSMRSHDQFNTTIYGHDDRYRGIKKGREVVFVSPEDIAELGLSDGQHVDIHGVYEDNAERVLRKFRVVSYPTARGCAAAYYPEANVLVPLESVAEGSNTPVSKAVIVRLEPSAA
- a CDS encoding pentapeptide repeat-containing protein; protein product: MVDAGKTRGPVLRFAHLKVVFVSFFHTRVLAGHCCALLGSVLSGSVLSGSVLSGSVLSGSVLSGSVLSGSVLSSSVLFHQD